A DNA window from Streptomyces parvus contains the following coding sequences:
- a CDS encoding HAD family hydrolase, which yields MTSGTTRTHLVWDWNGTLLDDTHAVIQATNAAFAEVELAPITLEQYREMYTIPIPRFYERFLGRLPTEAEWERMDGVFHRYYTEQRAACGLTAGAEELLHEWQRAGRSQSLLSMYGHEQLVPVVRGYGIEPRFVRVEGRTGPSGGSKALHMERHFAALSGTGGVDGFSPENVVVIGDALDDAVAAAHVGARAVLYTGGSHSRSSLEGAGVPVVDSLGEAVALAETFAA from the coding sequence ATGACTTCCGGGACGACACGCACACATCTGGTCTGGGACTGGAACGGCACGCTGCTCGACGACACGCATGCCGTCATCCAGGCGACGAACGCCGCGTTCGCCGAGGTCGAGCTGGCGCCCATCACGCTGGAGCAGTACCGGGAGATGTACACCATCCCCATACCCCGGTTCTACGAGCGGTTCCTCGGCCGGCTGCCCACGGAGGCCGAGTGGGAGCGGATGGACGGCGTCTTCCACCGGTACTACACGGAGCAGCGGGCGGCCTGTGGGCTCACCGCCGGGGCGGAGGAGCTGCTGCACGAGTGGCAGCGGGCCGGGCGCAGCCAGTCGCTCCTGAGCATGTACGGGCACGAGCAGCTGGTGCCGGTGGTGCGGGGGTACGGGATCGAGCCGCGGTTCGTCCGCGTCGAGGGGCGTACCGGGCCGTCCGGCGGGAGCAAGGCGCTCCACATGGAGCGGCACTTCGCCGCGCTTTCGGGGACGGGCGGTGTGGACGGGTTCTCGCCGGAGAACGTGGTGGTCATCGGGGACGCGCTGGACGATGCGGTGGCGGCGGCGCATGTGGGGGCGCGGGCGGTGCTGTACACCGGGGGGTCGCACAGTCGGAGCAGTCTGGAGGGGGCGGGGGTGCCGGTGGTGGACAGTCTGGGGGAGGCGGTGGCGTTGGCGGAGACGTTCGCCGCGTAG
- a CDS encoding ABC transporter permease, whose product MSQTAAPPPVTAPFEGAPATAVPTYAPGELAALAARHGLKVSGARPSLPAYIRQLWGRRHFITAFATAKLTAQYSQAKLGQIWQIMTPLLNATVYYFIFGVLMNTKHGVEDFVPFLVTGVFIWTFTSSSITAGTRAISGNLGLVRALHFPRASLPVALALQQLQQLLFSLGALTLILLAFGQYPRPTWLLAVPALALQALFNTGLSMAMARLTAKTPDIAQLTPFVLRTWMYASGVMWSLDHLLAGDRVPRAVLLVLEYNPAALFINLMRHALIDSYTWEQLPHLAWAAAAGWALLCGVAGFVYFWKAEETYGRG is encoded by the coding sequence TTGAGTCAGACAGCAGCCCCGCCCCCGGTGACGGCTCCCTTCGAGGGCGCCCCGGCCACCGCCGTCCCCACCTACGCCCCCGGTGAGCTGGCGGCCCTGGCCGCCCGGCACGGCCTGAAGGTCAGTGGCGCCCGGCCGTCCCTGCCCGCCTACATCCGGCAGCTCTGGGGGCGCCGGCACTTCATCACGGCGTTCGCGACGGCCAAGCTGACGGCCCAGTACAGCCAGGCGAAGCTCGGCCAGATCTGGCAGATCATGACGCCGCTGCTGAACGCGACGGTCTACTACTTCATCTTCGGCGTCCTGATGAACACCAAGCACGGGGTGGAGGACTTCGTCCCGTTCCTGGTCACCGGGGTCTTCATCTGGACGTTCACCAGCAGCTCGATCACCGCGGGCACCCGGGCGATCAGCGGCAACCTCGGCCTGGTGCGGGCCCTGCACTTCCCGCGCGCCTCGCTGCCGGTGGCGCTGGCGCTCCAGCAGCTCCAGCAACTGCTGTTCTCGCTGGGCGCGCTGACCCTGATCCTGCTGGCGTTCGGCCAGTACCCGCGTCCGACCTGGCTGCTGGCCGTCCCGGCGCTGGCGCTCCAGGCGCTGTTCAACACCGGCCTGTCGATGGCCATGGCCCGCCTGACGGCGAAGACCCCCGACATCGCCCAGCTGACCCCGTTCGTGCTGCGGACCTGGATGTACGCGTCCGGCGTGATGTGGAGCCTGGACCACCTGCTGGCCGGCGACCGGGTGCCGCGGGCGGTGCTGCTGGTGCTGGAGTACAACCCGGCGGCGCTCTTCATCAACCTCATGCGGCACGCGCTCATCGACAGCTACACGTGGGAGCAGCTGCCGCATCTGGCCTGGGCGGCAGCGGCCGGCTGGGCGCTGCTGTGCGGGGTGGCGGGATTCGTGTACTTCTGGAAGGCCGAGGAGACGTACGGACGTGGCTGA
- a CDS encoding Rv3235 family protein, translated as MSTDRTRPAGRRDQNGPRSAPSGPRSTPGGPRSVPPQRSRRLHPHRPQRPHQWFAERLLAVLSGQRPVHWMLGHTIGEAYDQLAELAPSTPLRATHGSRPVLRHCRGAQPATGVVEAFASIAAGDRVRAMAFRLEQGADQRWRCAAVELGGERLTAGAPGTR; from the coding sequence ATGAGCACGGACAGGACGAGGCCCGCCGGCCGACGCGACCAGAACGGTCCCCGTTCGGCGCCGAGCGGCCCCCGGTCTACACCGGGCGGTCCCCGGTCGGTGCCGCCACAGCGGTCCCGCAGGCTCCACCCCCACCGGCCGCAGCGGCCGCACCAGTGGTTCGCCGAGCGTCTGCTCGCGGTCCTCAGCGGCCAGCGCCCGGTGCACTGGATGCTCGGCCACACCATCGGCGAGGCCTACGACCAGCTCGCCGAACTGGCCCCCAGCACCCCGCTGAGGGCCACCCACGGCAGCCGCCCGGTCCTCCGCCACTGCCGCGGCGCCCAGCCCGCCACCGGGGTGGTCGAGGCGTTCGCCAGCATCGCCGCGGGCGACCGGGTGCGGGCGATGGCCTTCCGGCTGGAACAGGGCGCCGACCAGCGCTGGCGCTGCGCCGCCGTGGAGCTGGGGGGCGAACGCCTCACGGCCGGCGCACCGGGCACCCGGTGA
- a CDS encoding NAD-glutamate dehydrogenase, whose protein sequence is MQTKLDEAKAELLAGAAKVADNGPGGGVGGPGGAPRARVSGAGADAGASAGQDTVLAYLQRYYLHTAPEDLSGRDPVDIFGAAASHYRLAENRPQGTANVRVHTPTVEENGWACSHSVVEVVTDDMPFLVDSVTNELSRQDRGIHLVIHPQVTVRRDVTGKLIEVLSGGPGIPKATQDRKKSKDAKAELPHDALVESWIHVEIDRETDRADLQQITTDLLRVLSDVRETVEDWGKMRDAALRIADDLPDEPLDDLADEEVEEARELLRWLAADHFTFLGYREYELKDSDALAAVPGTGLGILRSDPQHSEDEAHPVSPSFDRLPADVRAKAREHKLLVLTKANSRATVHRPSYLDYVGVKKFDAKGNVVGERRFLGLFSSAAYTESVRRVPVIRRKVAEVVEGAGFSYNSHDGRDLLQILETYPRDELFQTPVDQLRSVVTSVLYLQERRRLRLYLRQDEYGRYYSAIVYLPRDRYTTGVRLRLIDILKEELGGTSVDFTAWNTESILSRLHFVIRVPAGTELPHLTDADADRIEARLVEAARSWADGFQEALTAELGEERGAELQRQYGHSFPEGYKADHSPRAAVSDLVHLETLREGEKDFALSLYEPVGAGPGERRFKIYRTGEQVSLSAVLPALQQLGVEVVDERPYELRCADRTHAWIYDFGLRMPLANGNGGYLADDARARFQEAFAAVWKGEAENDGFNALVLGAGLNWRQAMVLRAYAKYLRQAGSPFSQDYMESTLRNNVHTTRLLVSLFEARMSPGRQSAGTELTDGLLEELDGALDQVASLDEDRILRSFLTVIKATLRTNFFQHTEDGTPHSYVSMKFDPQAIPDLPAPRPAFEIWVYSPRVEGVHLRFGKVARGGLRWSDRREDFRTEILGLVKAQMVKNTVIVPVGAKGGFVAKQLPDPSVDRDAWMAEGIAAYRTFISALLDITDNMVAGEVVPPTDVVRHDEDDTYLVVAADKGTASFSDIANEVAVAYNFWLGDAFASGGSAGYDHKGMGITARGAWESVKRHFRELGHDTQTEDFTVVGVGDMSGDVFGNGMLLSEHIRLVAAFDHRHIFIDPNPEAAPSYAERRRLFDLPRSSWADYNTDLLSAGGGIHPRSAKSIPLNAHIREALGIDASVTKMTPADLMQTILKAPVDLVWNGGIGTYIKAVSESNADVGDKANDAIRVNGEDLRAKVVGEGGNLGATQLGRIEFARNGGRINTDAIDNSAGVDTSDHEVNIKILLNGLVRDGDMTVKQRNKLLADMTDEVGALVLRNNYAQNVALSNASAQAPSLLHAQQRFMRRLERDGALDRALEFLPADRHIRELLSNEKGLSQPELAVLLAYTKITTADELISTVLPDDPHLQKLVHAYFPSALRERFPEAVDGHALRREIITTVLVNDTVNTAGSTFLHRLREETGASIEEIVRAQFTAREIFGLSQVWDAVEALDNKVTADVQTRIRLHSRRLVERGSRWLLGNRPQPVAIAETIDLFRDGVEQVWNELPKLVRGADLDWYHSILDELTAAGVPDELAVRVAGFSSAFPALDIVAIADRTGKEPLEVAEVYYDLADRLRITQLMDRIIELPRADRWQSMARASIREDLYAAHAALTSDVLSVGNGSSTPEERFRAWEEKNAAILARSRSTLEEIQGSDAFDLANLSVAMRTMRTLLRTHA, encoded by the coding sequence ATGCAGACCAAGCTGGACGAAGCCAAGGCCGAGCTGCTCGCAGGGGCCGCCAAGGTAGCTGACAACGGTCCGGGCGGTGGTGTCGGTGGCCCGGGAGGTGCCCCCCGGGCGCGGGTCTCCGGCGCCGGGGCCGACGCGGGCGCCTCCGCCGGTCAGGACACGGTGCTCGCCTACCTCCAGCGCTACTACCTGCATACGGCTCCGGAAGACCTCAGCGGCCGTGACCCGGTCGACATCTTCGGCGCAGCCGCCTCGCACTACCGGCTGGCCGAGAACCGACCCCAGGGCACCGCGAACGTCCGGGTGCACACCCCGACCGTCGAGGAGAACGGCTGGGCCTGCAGCCACTCCGTCGTCGAGGTCGTCACCGACGACATGCCCTTCCTCGTGGACTCCGTCACCAACGAGCTGTCCCGGCAGGACCGCGGCATCCACCTGGTGATCCACCCGCAGGTCACCGTCCGCCGCGATGTCACCGGCAAGCTCATCGAGGTCCTCTCCGGCGGTCCGGGCATCCCGAAGGCCACCCAGGACCGGAAGAAGTCCAAGGACGCCAAGGCCGAGCTGCCGCACGACGCGCTCGTCGAGTCCTGGATCCACGTCGAGATCGACCGCGAGACCGACCGCGCCGACCTCCAGCAGATCACCACCGACCTGCTGCGCGTCCTGTCCGACGTACGGGAGACCGTCGAGGACTGGGGGAAGATGCGCGACGCCGCCCTCCGGATCGCCGACGACCTGCCGGACGAGCCGCTCGACGACCTCGCCGACGAGGAGGTCGAGGAGGCCCGCGAGCTGCTGCGCTGGCTGGCCGCCGACCACTTCACCTTCCTCGGCTACCGCGAGTACGAGCTGAAGGACAGCGACGCGCTCGCCGCCGTCCCCGGCACCGGGCTCGGCATCCTGCGCTCCGACCCGCAGCACAGCGAGGACGAGGCCCACCCCGTCAGCCCGTCCTTCGACCGGCTGCCCGCCGACGTCCGCGCCAAGGCCCGCGAGCACAAGCTCCTCGTCCTGACGAAGGCCAACAGCCGGGCCACCGTGCACCGCCCCAGCTACCTCGACTACGTCGGCGTGAAGAAGTTCGACGCCAAGGGCAACGTCGTCGGCGAGCGGCGCTTCCTCGGCCTCTTCTCGTCCGCCGCCTACACCGAGTCCGTGCGCCGGGTGCCCGTCATCCGCCGCAAGGTCGCCGAGGTCGTCGAGGGCGCCGGCTTCTCGTACAACAGCCACGACGGGCGCGACCTGCTCCAGATCCTGGAGACCTACCCGCGCGACGAGCTGTTCCAGACGCCCGTCGACCAGCTCCGCTCCGTCGTGACCTCCGTCCTCTACCTCCAGGAGCGCCGCCGGCTGCGGCTCTACCTGCGTCAGGACGAGTACGGGCGCTACTACTCCGCGATCGTCTACCTCCCGCGCGACCGCTACACCACCGGCGTGCGCCTGCGGCTGATCGACATCCTCAAGGAGGAGCTCGGCGGCACCAGCGTCGACTTCACCGCCTGGAACACCGAGTCGATCCTCTCCCGGCTGCACTTCGTCATCCGGGTCCCCGCCGGCACCGAACTGCCGCATCTCACCGACGCCGACGCCGACCGCATCGAGGCGCGCCTCGTCGAGGCCGCCCGCTCCTGGGCCGACGGTTTCCAGGAGGCGCTCACCGCCGAGCTGGGCGAGGAACGAGGCGCCGAACTCCAGCGCCAGTACGGCCACTCGTTCCCCGAGGGCTACAAGGCCGACCACTCGCCGCGCGCCGCCGTCTCCGACCTGGTCCACCTCGAAACCCTCCGGGAGGGTGAGAAGGACTTCGCCCTCAGCCTGTACGAGCCCGTCGGCGCGGGCCCCGGCGAGCGCCGCTTCAAGATCTACCGGACCGGCGAGCAGGTCTCCCTCTCCGCCGTCCTCCCGGCCCTCCAGCAACTGGGTGTCGAGGTCGTCGACGAGCGGCCGTACGAGCTGCGCTGCGCGGACCGCACCCACGCGTGGATCTACGACTTCGGGCTGCGGATGCCCCTGGCCAACGGCAACGGCGGCTACCTCGCCGACGACGCCCGCGCCCGCTTCCAGGAGGCCTTCGCCGCCGTCTGGAAGGGCGAGGCGGAGAACGACGGCTTCAACGCGCTGGTCCTCGGCGCCGGGCTGAACTGGCGCCAGGCCATGGTGCTCCGCGCCTACGCGAAGTACCTGCGGCAGGCCGGTTCTCCCTTCAGCCAGGACTACATGGAGTCCACGCTCCGCAACAACGTCCACACCACCCGGCTGCTCGTCTCGCTCTTCGAGGCCCGCATGTCGCCCGGCCGCCAGAGCGCCGGCACCGAGCTGACCGACGGGCTCCTGGAGGAGCTGGACGGGGCCCTGGACCAGGTCGCCTCGCTCGACGAGGACCGGATCCTGCGGTCCTTCCTCACCGTCATCAAGGCCACCCTGCGGACCAACTTCTTCCAGCACACGGAGGACGGCACGCCGCACTCCTACGTCTCGATGAAGTTCGACCCGCAGGCCATCCCGGACCTGCCCGCGCCCCGGCCGGCGTTCGAGATCTGGGTCTACTCGCCGCGCGTGGAGGGCGTCCACCTGCGCTTCGGAAAGGTCGCCCGCGGTGGGCTGCGCTGGTCGGACCGGCGAGAGGACTTCCGTACGGAGATCCTCGGCCTGGTCAAGGCGCAGATGGTGAAGAACACCGTCATCGTGCCCGTCGGCGCCAAGGGCGGCTTCGTCGCCAAGCAGCTCCCGGATCCGTCCGTGGACCGCGACGCCTGGATGGCCGAGGGCATCGCCGCCTACCGCACGTTCATCTCCGCGCTGCTCGACATCACCGACAACATGGTGGCCGGCGAGGTCGTGCCGCCCACCGACGTCGTCCGCCACGACGAGGACGACACCTACCTCGTCGTCGCCGCCGACAAGGGCACCGCGAGCTTCTCCGACATCGCCAACGAGGTCGCCGTCGCGTACAACTTCTGGCTCGGCGACGCGTTCGCCTCCGGCGGTTCGGCCGGCTACGACCACAAGGGCATGGGCATCACCGCCCGGGGCGCCTGGGAGTCCGTCAAGCGGCACTTCCGGGAGCTGGGCCACGACACCCAGACCGAGGACTTCACCGTCGTCGGCGTCGGCGACATGTCGGGTGACGTCTTCGGCAACGGCATGCTGCTCTCCGAGCACATCCGCCTGGTCGCCGCCTTCGACCACCGGCACATCTTCATCGACCCGAACCCGGAGGCCGCCCCCTCGTACGCCGAGCGGCGCCGCCTGTTCGACCTGCCGCGCAGCTCCTGGGCCGACTACAACACCGACCTGCTCTCGGCGGGCGGCGGCATCCACCCGCGCAGCGCCAAGTCGATCCCGCTCAACGCGCACATCCGCGAGGCGCTCGGCATCGACGCGTCGGTGACCAAGATGACGCCCGCCGACCTGATGCAGACGATCCTCAAGGCCCCCGTCGACCTGGTGTGGAACGGCGGCATCGGCACGTACATCAAGGCCGTCTCCGAATCGAACGCCGACGTCGGCGACAAGGCCAACGACGCCATCCGCGTCAACGGCGAGGACCTGCGGGCCAAGGTCGTCGGCGAGGGCGGCAACCTCGGCGCCACCCAGCTCGGCCGGATCGAGTTCGCCCGCAACGGCGGCCGGATCAACACCGACGCGATCGACAACAGCGCCGGTGTGGACACCTCCGACCACGAGGTGAACATCAAGATCCTGCTCAACGGGCTGGTCCGGGACGGCGACATGACCGTCAAGCAGCGCAACAAGCTGCTCGCCGACATGACCGACGAGGTCGGCGCGCTCGTCCTGCGCAACAACTACGCGCAGAACGTCGCCCTCTCCAACGCCTCCGCGCAGGCGCCCTCGCTGCTCCACGCCCAGCAGCGCTTCATGCGCCGGCTGGAGCGCGACGGCGCGCTGGACCGGGCCCTGGAGTTCCTGCCCGCCGACCGGCACATCCGGGAGCTGCTCAGCAACGAGAAGGGGCTCAGCCAGCCCGAGCTGGCCGTCCTGCTCGCCTACACGAAGATCACGACGGCGGACGAGCTGATCTCCACCGTCCTGCCGGACGACCCGCACCTGCAGAAGCTGGTGCACGCCTACTTCCCGAGCGCGCTGCGCGAGCGGTTCCCCGAGGCGGTCGACGGACACGCGCTGCGGCGCGAGATCATCACGACGGTCCTGGTCAACGACACGGTGAACACCGCCGGTTCGACCTTCCTGCACCGGCTGCGGGAGGAGACCGGGGCGTCGATCGAGGAGATCGTCCGGGCCCAGTTCACCGCCCGCGAGATCTTCGGGCTGTCGCAGGTGTGGGACGCGGTCGAGGCGCTCGACAACAAGGTCACCGCCGACGTCCAGACCCGGATCCGGCTGCACTCGCGGCGGCTGGTCGAGCGGGGTTCGCGCTGGCTGCTGGGCAACCGGCCGCAGCCCGTCGCCATCGCGGAGACCATCGACCTGTTCCGGGACGGGGTCGAGCAGGTCTGGAACGAACTGCCCAAGCTGGTCCGGGGCGCCGACCTGGACTGGTACCACTCGATCCTGGACGAGCTGACGGCCGCGGGCGTGCCGGACGAGCTGGCGGTCCGGGTGGCCGGGTTCTCCTCCGCCTTCCCGGCGCTGGACATCGTGGCCATCGCCGACCGCACGGGCAAGGAGCCGCTGGAGGTCGCCGAGGTCTACTACGACCTCGCGGACCGGCTGCGGATCACGCAGCTGATGGACCGGATCATCGAGCTGCCGCGGGCCGACCGCTGGCAGTCCATGGCCCGCGCCTCGATCCGCGAGGACCTGTACGCGGCGCACGCCGCGCTCACGTCGGACGTCCTGAGCGTGGGGAACGGGTCCTCCACGCCGGAGGAGCGGTTCCGGGCGTGGGAGGAGAAGAACGCGGCGATCCTGGCCCGGTCGCGCTCGACGCTGGAGGAGATCCAGGGGTCGGACGCGTTTGACCTGGCGAACCTGTCGGTGGCCATGCGGACGATGCGGACGTTGTTGCGTACGCACGCGTAG
- a CDS encoding DJ-1/PfpI family protein, translating into MPQKILIVTGDAAESLEVLYPYQRLLEEGYEVDIAAPERKTLRFVVHDFEPGFDTYTEKPGYTWPADLSFSEVDPGAYVALVIPGGRAPEYLRNNAELRKIVGAFFSADRPVAQICHGPLITAATGNLSGRTVTAYPALEPDMQGAGATFQDTEAVVDGPLVSSRAWPDHAAWMREFLRVLKSTP; encoded by the coding sequence ATGCCGCAGAAGATCCTCATCGTCACCGGCGACGCCGCCGAGTCGCTCGAAGTCCTCTACCCGTACCAGCGGCTGCTGGAGGAGGGGTACGAGGTCGACATCGCGGCCCCCGAGCGCAAGACGCTCCGCTTCGTGGTCCATGACTTCGAGCCCGGTTTCGACACGTACACGGAGAAGCCCGGCTACACCTGGCCCGCCGACCTGTCCTTCTCCGAGGTCGACCCCGGGGCCTACGTCGCCCTGGTCATCCCCGGCGGCCGGGCCCCCGAATACCTCCGCAACAACGCCGAACTGCGGAAGATCGTCGGCGCCTTCTTCTCCGCGGACCGCCCGGTGGCCCAGATCTGCCACGGCCCCCTGATCACCGCCGCCACCGGCAACCTCAGCGGCCGCACCGTCACGGCGTACCCGGCCCTGGAACCGGACATGCAGGGCGCGGGTGCGACGTTCCAGGACACGGAGGCGGTGGTGGACGGCCCACTGGTCTCGTCGAGAGCCTGGCCGGACCACGCGGCATGGATGCGAGAGTTCCTGAGGGTCCTGAAATCAACCCCGTAG
- a CDS encoding DUF6912 family protein, with protein sequence MRVYVPLTLSGLAAAHGAGEVGPGPLTAYAVTPGLREWYVSDDIEELEYAALNRAAAASLRMIAGNPDEVRRRVVVAVDVPDGSAAADPDHGLSAASLGEVKIAAALPLAKAAAVHVDADDAEKDVAAAAAALGAADLGDDDAQFTVDGAEDHELLWFGVQEIPQLIR encoded by the coding sequence ATGCGCGTGTACGTCCCCCTGACCCTCTCCGGTCTCGCAGCGGCGCACGGGGCGGGCGAGGTCGGCCCCGGGCCGCTGACCGCCTACGCGGTGACCCCCGGGCTGCGGGAGTGGTACGTCTCCGACGACATCGAGGAGCTGGAGTACGCGGCACTCAACCGGGCCGCCGCCGCCTCGCTCCGGATGATCGCCGGGAACCCCGACGAGGTGCGCCGCCGGGTCGTCGTCGCCGTCGACGTACCGGACGGGTCCGCCGCCGCCGACCCGGACCACGGGCTGAGCGCGGCGTCGCTCGGTGAGGTGAAGATCGCCGCCGCGCTGCCGCTCGCCAAGGCGGCGGCGGTGCACGTGGACGCCGACGACGCGGAGAAGGACGTGGCCGCCGCGGCGGCGGCCCTGGGGGCGGCTGACCTCGGCGACGACGACGCGCAGTTCACGGTGGACGGCGCCGAGGACCACGAGCTGCTCTGGTTCGGCGTGCAGGAGATTCCGCAGCTCATCCGCTGA
- a CDS encoding ABC transporter ATP-binding protein, producing MADDRNTPGDHRVPTVVVDDVHITYTVNGARTGRGSATSALSRLTSRRRTPGARQVHAVKGVSFAAYKGEAIGLIGSNGSGKSTLLKAVAGLLPPTRGKVHTQGQPSLLGVNAALMGDLTGERNVVLGGLAMGMTREQIRARYDEIVAFSGINEKGDFITLPMRTYSSGMGARLRFSIAAAKSHDVLLIDEALSTGDAKFQRRSKDRIKELRAEAGTVFLVSHSNKSITETCDRALWLEAGTLRMDGPAKEVVKAYETFTRSSASGG from the coding sequence GTGGCTGACGACAGGAACACCCCCGGGGACCACCGCGTCCCGACGGTCGTCGTCGACGACGTCCACATCACGTACACGGTCAACGGCGCGCGTACGGGCAGGGGAAGCGCGACCTCGGCGCTCAGCCGGCTCACCTCGCGCCGCCGCACCCCCGGCGCACGCCAGGTGCACGCCGTGAAGGGGGTCAGCTTCGCGGCGTACAAGGGCGAGGCGATCGGCCTGATCGGCTCCAACGGCTCGGGCAAGTCGACCCTGCTCAAGGCGGTCGCGGGCCTGCTCCCGCCGACCCGGGGCAAGGTCCACACCCAGGGCCAGCCGTCGCTGCTCGGCGTGAACGCGGCGCTGATGGGCGACCTGACCGGCGAGCGCAACGTGGTGCTGGGCGGGCTGGCGATGGGCATGACGCGCGAGCAGATCCGCGCACGCTACGACGAGATCGTCGCCTTCTCCGGCATCAACGAGAAGGGCGACTTCATCACGCTGCCGATGCGGACGTACTCCTCGGGCATGGGGGCACGGCTGCGCTTCTCCATCGCGGCCGCCAAGAGCCACGACGTCCTCCTGATCGACGAAGCGCTGTCCACGGGCGACGCGAAGTTCCAGCGCCGCAGCAAGGACCGCATCAAGGAACTGCGCGCGGAGGCGGGCACGGTCTTCCTGGTCAGCCACAGCAACAAGTCGATCACCGAGACCTGCGACCGCGCGCTGTGGCTGGAGGCGGGCACCCTGAGAATGGACGGCCCGGCCAAGGAGGTGGTGAAGGCCTACGAGACCTTCACCCGATCAAGCGCGTCCGGCGGTTGA
- a CDS encoding TetR/AcrR family transcriptional regulator, whose product MLRAMTTERGTRRRAPAGAAVLREDVTDAIRAAVFEELAAVGFARMSIEGIARRAGVGKTAVYRRWKSKLALVLDLVAAVAAQGMPAPATGSLYGDVRAVLELAAYALRHPVASQVIPDLLVEAARNPEISEAIKAALLDQQQGVAAVVVREAVARGELPEGSDPDRALDLIVGPLYWRLVVVRGELPKGYLDDLAASAVAALQHT is encoded by the coding sequence ATGCTGCGGGCCATGACCACCGAACGGGGAACCCGCCGCCGCGCCCCCGCGGGCGCCGCCGTCCTGCGGGAGGACGTGACCGACGCCATCCGCGCCGCCGTCTTCGAGGAGCTCGCCGCGGTGGGGTTCGCCCGGATGTCCATCGAGGGCATCGCCCGGCGCGCGGGGGTCGGCAAGACCGCGGTCTACCGCCGCTGGAAGTCCAAGCTGGCGCTCGTCCTCGACCTGGTCGCGGCCGTCGCCGCCCAGGGGATGCCCGCCCCGGCCACCGGTTCGCTGTACGGGGACGTGCGCGCCGTCCTGGAGCTGGCCGCGTACGCCCTGCGCCACCCGGTCGCCTCGCAGGTCATCCCGGACCTGCTGGTCGAGGCGGCCCGCAATCCGGAGATCTCCGAGGCGATCAAGGCCGCCCTCCTCGACCAGCAGCAGGGCGTCGCCGCCGTGGTCGTGCGGGAGGCGGTGGCCCGGGGGGAGCTGCCGGAGGGGAGCGATCCGGACCGGGCGCTCGATCTGATCGTCGGACCGCTGTACTGGCGGCTCGTCGTCGTCCGGGGCGAGCTTCCCAAGGGTTACCTGGACGACCTGGCCGCCTCGGCGGTGGCCGCCCTCCAGCACACCTGA